In Oreochromis niloticus isolate F11D_XX linkage group LG5, O_niloticus_UMD_NMBU, whole genome shotgun sequence, a single window of DNA contains:
- the LOC102080253 gene encoding uncharacterized protein LOC102080253 isoform X1 produces the protein MKLLLLLILSLMTGCELLSEEKICTKGWVEFTCNQNTIRKCQMTKALTAEKKTLRVLIKHHQMKNSSADSEELEFKIAKQCPKAFHQIAYRTAKTTIRCDYPEDKYKSWTKFFCKGKSFTCEDNLSTKSYPKSNRTFTLSNISHGFNMSISNVSSQDDGNYWCGVRSPVGIHHAALTKIKLSIKNIKSFTRSPAVGENFTYWCKYNQAVSNCTKFICKGEDPSICKPLVSTRDPDKNKRFWMNDNKEKKNIIITVREVTADDSGTYWCGAESTNEHQSNRFFNRLSLTVGPTASAESHGISDVGIVLIIITGLVFLVVFILVYKRISFSKNRGANAALQHAKELKDCTYEEIQERPQQPDQPENALTSIYVTASIPTDVAASPHYNSINFQSCSDKAGGEAMKRISSACKYSTLTLSKCPTNPTITQPSRPAEENLNSVINEPK, from the exons GTTGTGAGCTGCTGTCAGAAGAGAAGATTTGCACAAAAGGATGGGTTGAATTCACCTGCAACCAAAACACAATTAGAAAATGTCAAATGACTAAGGCTTTAACAGCTGAGAAAAAAACTCTCAGAGTGCTCATTAAGCATCATCAGATGAAGAATTCATCAGCTGACAGCGAGGAATTAGAATTTAAAATTG caaaaCAATGCCCAAAAGCATTTCATCAAATTGCATACAGGACAGCTAAAACCACCATCAGATGTGATTATCCAgaagacaaatacaagtcgtggaccaagtttttctgcaaagGGAAAAGTTTCACCTGCGAGGACAATTTATCAACAAAATCTTATCCAAAGTCAAACAGGACATTCACTCTCTCAAACATCAGCCATGGCTTCAATATGTCCATCAGTAATGTGTCCTCTCAGGATGATGGTAATTACTGGTGCGGAGTAAGATCACCTGTGGGGATTCATCATGCTGCactcacaaaaataaaactaagcaTTAAAA ATATTAAGAGCTTCACAAGATCACCAGCTGTTGGAGAGAACTTCACATACTGGTGTAAATATAACCAGGCTGTCTCAAATTGTACAAAATTTATCTGTAAGGGAGAAGATCCATCTATATGTAAACCTTTAGTAAGCACCAGAGATCCCGATAAGAACAAGAGGTTTTGGatgaatgacaataaagaaaagaaaaatatcatcaTAACAGTGAGAGAAGTGACAGCGGACGACAGTGGGACATACTGGTGTGGAGCAGAAAGCACCAATGAACACCAGAGTAACAGGTTCTTCAACAGATTGTCCCTGACTGTAG GACCCACTGCATCTGCTGAGAGTCATG GCATTTCTGACGTTGGAATTGTTCTAATCATAATAACTGGGTTGGTGTTTCTGGTCGTTTTCATCCTTGTCTACAAAC GAATCTCCTTTTCAAAAAACAGAGGAGCTAATGCAGCATTGCAACATGCCAAAGAG ttgAAGGACTGTACGTATGAGGAGATACAGGAGCGCCCCCAGCAACCAGACCAGCCAGAAAATGCACTGACCTCAATTTATGTCACTGCTAGCATTCCCACAGATGTAGCTGCCTCACCACATTACAATAGCATCAACTTTCAAAGCTGCTCTGACAAAGCTGGTGGTGAGGCGATGAAACGCATCTCCTCTGCCTGTAAATATTCTACTTTGACATTAAGCAAATGTCCAACAAACCCGACAATCACTCAACCATCCAGACCAGCAGAGGAGAATCTCAACTCAGTAATCAATGAgccaaaatga
- the LOC102080253 gene encoding uncharacterized protein LOC102080253 isoform X2, whose product MKLLLLLILSLMTGCELLSEEKICTKGWVEFTCNQNTIRKCQMTKALTAEKKTLRVLIKHHQMKNSSADSEELEFKIAKQCPKAFHQIAYRTAKTTIRCDYPEDKYKSWTKFFCKGKSFTCEDNLSTKSYPKSNRTFTLSNISHGFNMSISNVSSQDDDIKSFTRSPAVGENFTYWCKYNQAVSNCTKFICKGEDPSICKPLVSTRDPDKNKRFWMNDNKEKKNIIITVREVTADDSGTYWCGAESTNEHQSNRFFNRLSLTVGPTASAESHGISDVGIVLIIITGLVFLVVFILVYKRISFSKNRGANAALQHAKELKDCTYEEIQERPQQPDQPENALTSIYVTASIPTDVAASPHYNSINFQSCSDKAGGEAMKRISSACKYSTLTLSKCPTNPTITQPSRPAEENLNSVINEPK is encoded by the exons GTTGTGAGCTGCTGTCAGAAGAGAAGATTTGCACAAAAGGATGGGTTGAATTCACCTGCAACCAAAACACAATTAGAAAATGTCAAATGACTAAGGCTTTAACAGCTGAGAAAAAAACTCTCAGAGTGCTCATTAAGCATCATCAGATGAAGAATTCATCAGCTGACAGCGAGGAATTAGAATTTAAAATTG caaaaCAATGCCCAAAAGCATTTCATCAAATTGCATACAGGACAGCTAAAACCACCATCAGATGTGATTATCCAgaagacaaatacaagtcgtggaccaagtttttctgcaaagGGAAAAGTTTCACCTGCGAGGACAATTTATCAACAAAATCTTATCCAAAGTCAAACAGGACATTCACTCTCTCAAACATCAGCCATGGCTTCAATATGTCCATCAGTAATGTGTCCTCTCAGGATGATG ATATTAAGAGCTTCACAAGATCACCAGCTGTTGGAGAGAACTTCACATACTGGTGTAAATATAACCAGGCTGTCTCAAATTGTACAAAATTTATCTGTAAGGGAGAAGATCCATCTATATGTAAACCTTTAGTAAGCACCAGAGATCCCGATAAGAACAAGAGGTTTTGGatgaatgacaataaagaaaagaaaaatatcatcaTAACAGTGAGAGAAGTGACAGCGGACGACAGTGGGACATACTGGTGTGGAGCAGAAAGCACCAATGAACACCAGAGTAACAGGTTCTTCAACAGATTGTCCCTGACTGTAG GACCCACTGCATCTGCTGAGAGTCATG GCATTTCTGACGTTGGAATTGTTCTAATCATAATAACTGGGTTGGTGTTTCTGGTCGTTTTCATCCTTGTCTACAAAC GAATCTCCTTTTCAAAAAACAGAGGAGCTAATGCAGCATTGCAACATGCCAAAGAG ttgAAGGACTGTACGTATGAGGAGATACAGGAGCGCCCCCAGCAACCAGACCAGCCAGAAAATGCACTGACCTCAATTTATGTCACTGCTAGCATTCCCACAGATGTAGCTGCCTCACCACATTACAATAGCATCAACTTTCAAAGCTGCTCTGACAAAGCTGGTGGTGAGGCGATGAAACGCATCTCCTCTGCCTGTAAATATTCTACTTTGACATTAAGCAAATGTCCAACAAACCCGACAATCACTCAACCATCCAGACCAGCAGAGGAGAATCTCAACTCAGTAATCAATGAgccaaaatga